A window of Helicobacter pylori genomic DNA:
GATTTCTTTGATGCACTGACAAAAAGTTTTAATCCATTCACTATTACCGCTTAAATATTTAATGAATTCTTTGAGAAGCAGATTGTTGGTTGCATTGGCATATTTGGTTACAAGCTCGCTCAAGTTTAATTTTTCTTTATAAAAATCTAAAAATGATTCTAATGAATTGCAAGAAGCTATAAGATTTATAAAATTACTCACAAAAGTGCAAACATTTGAATAATCGTCATTGTTAATGGGAATAGAAACGAAATTACTGCTTTGTTCCCCTAAAGCTTTTACATGCTTTTCAAAAGGATAAACAATTAGCGTTTTTGATAATTCCTTTACTTCTTCGTTAATTTCCTTAAACCGGATTTTCAAATCCACGCAAGAAAAATCTGTGGTTTTATTGTTAAAGCTTGTTTCTTCTTCTAAGCTTAAAAGGGTATCTTTTTCATGAGTTTTGAAATAATCTTCCTTGCTGCAAAGTTTAACACCCGCATCATTAAAGATTGTCAAAGCCTCTAAAACATTGCTTTTGCCGACATTATTTTCCCCCACTAAAACCACTAAGCCCCCATGCTTTTCTTCAAAATCTGAATTTAAAAGCAATCCTGCAGGCAATTTTCTACCCAAATTCCTAAAATTGCACAATTTCAAAACGCGCTTATGAAGTTTCATGCCTTGCCCTTTATTTTTTATACTACTTAATATAGCGCAAACCCATTTAAGGCAAATTTTTGACAATGCATCAATTTAATGCAAAATTAAACAAAATATGTTATAAAGAAGCCTTAAATACTATCATTTTAAGGATTAAAATGCTCACCCAAGAAGATGTCTTAAATGCGTTAAAAACGATCATCTACCCTAATTTTGAAAAGGATATTGTCAGCTTTGGTTTTGTCAAAAACATCACTTTGCATGACAATCAATTAGGGCTTTTAATAGAAATCCCCTCAAGCTCTGAAGAAACGAGCGCGATTTTAAGAGAAAATATCTCCAAAGCGATGCAAGAAAGAGGCGTGAAAGCTTTGAATTTGGATATTAAAACCCCGCCTAAACCGCAAACTCCAAAGCCCACTACCAAAAATCTGGCTAAAAACATCAAGCATGTGGTCATGATAAGCTCGGGTAAGGGCGGTGTGGGTAAAAGCACCACTAGCGTGAATTTAAGCATCGCTTTAGCGAATTTGAACCAAAAAGTGGGGTTATTGGACGCTGATGTGTATGGGCCTAATATCCCTAGAATGATGGGCTTGCAAAACGCTGATGTGATCACGGACCCTAGCGGTAAAAAACTCATTCCTTTAAAAGCTTTTGGCGTTTCTGTGATGAGCATGGGGCTTTTGTATGATGAGGGGCAGAGCCTTATTTGGAGAGGGCCCATGCTCATGCGAGCGATTGAACAGATGCTAAGCGATATTATTTGGGGGGATTTAGATGTGTTGGTGGTGGATATGCCCCCAGGCACAGGCGATGCACAACTCACTCTAGCCCAAGCCGTGCCACTCAGTGCAGGGATCACCGTTACTACGCCTCAAATCGTGAGTTTAGATGACGCTAAACGGAGTTTGGACATGTTTAAGAAATTGCACATTCCTATTGCAGGCATTGTAGAAAACATGGGGAGTTTTGTGTGCGAGCATTGCAAGAAAGAGAGCGAGATTTTTGGCTCAAATTCCATGAAAGAATTACTAGAAGCTTACCACACGCGGATTTTAGCCAAGCTCCCTTTAGAGCCTAAAGTGCGTTTAGGGGGGGATAGGGGCGAACCGATTGTGATTTCTCACCCCACTAGCGTGAGTGCTAAGATTTTTGAAAAAATGGCGCAGGATTTAAGCGCGTTTTTAGACAAAGTGGAAAGGGAAAAATTAGCCGATAATAAGGACATCCAGCCCACGCAAACGCATGCTTGCTCGCATTGATTTTAAAGATCGCTTCATAAGGTGGCAAGAAAGCCAACTTTAAGAAGCTTTTTAGATTATAGAAAACGCTTTTAGCTTTTTTTAACCAGTCGCTTCACTTTTTGCTTGATCTTAAAAAGCAAAAATTCTATAAGGAGTTTAGAAGAAAGCCTAGGGAGAAGAAATTCAAAAGAATACCGCTTGTCTGAAAAAGATAGGGCTTTGTTGCATTGGATTTCTTTATCTTTGTATTGGAGGGTATCAAAGAGGTGATCCAAAAAGAGAGCGTTAAAATAGGCGTTTTTAAAAGGCGTTTCAATCAACACTTCATGCCATTTTTTCGCGCCAATGACGCTTAAGAGTTTCCAGGGTTTATCGCCCCAAAAATGCAGCATGCGCGCTTCTTTAAAGCTAGGGAATGAGGGCGTATCAAGGAAGCTAGGGTGGGCGTTGTAAGAATAAGGCAGTTCTAAAATCCTACCACGGCACACAAAACACAAAGCATCTTGATCGTTAAATAAAAGTTTTTCGTTTTTCAAAATGAAAAAGGCAATCAATTGGTTTTCTAGATTTTCTTTACGCCATAATTTTAAATTTAAGGCTAAAAACCCTGCATTAAAGTAATTGTCAAAAAGGATTTGAGCTTCTTCTAAATTAGGGAAAGCGTCAGTAACGCCAATAGTTTCTGCTCGCATTTGGCGCAACTCGTATAAATCCTTAGCCGAATTCCTATCCATAGCGATCAAATCCTTTTCCCTCACAGCCCCAAAACAATGCGTTTCAAGGGGGATAAAAAAGCTCTCGCTCACATCATTCACAAACAAAGTGTCCACATCAAACATGATCATCTTATCGTATTGAGGGAAAAGGGAAGCGAGTAAGAAACGGCACATGATCATTTTAGAAAAGCGTTTTTGAGAGAAAGAATTGAGTTTTAAATACAATTTTTCAATTTCGCTAGCCACTAAAGCATCAAGCTTGCAATAATTATGGCGTGGTTCTAATTCTTTATGAGAAAGGGTAATATCCAAAAACTCTATGCTAGAAAAAGCGCTAAAAGGAGTGAGAGTCTCTTCTAATTTTTCTATATTTTCAGCGCTTAAATTCTCCACTAAACAATGGATCTTATAAAAGAGTTTTACGTCTAGCGTTCGCTAGCATGGAATACAAGCTCACGCTAGCAGGGATGCAATAATGGTTATCAAAAGCCACCACAATAGGGATAATCACGCTATCTTGCACACACAATCCTTAAATCTTTAAATTGAATCCTCTAAAAAAGGTTTTTGTCATTTTATCGTTTTTTTTTTTTTTTCAAAACAACCATGAGCGGGCGAGTTCGTTTTATGGCATAATATTAAACTTCAATAAAAAGGTGTTTAGTCAAGGGTGCTTAATCAAAAAGTTTGGCTAGGGTT
This region includes:
- a CDS encoding glycosyltransferase family 8 protein; amino-acid sequence: MENLSAENIEKLEETLTPFSAFSSIEFLDITLSHKELEPRHNYCKLDALVASEIEKLYLKLNSFSQKRFSKMIMCRFLLASLFPQYDKMIMFDVDTLFVNDVSESFFIPLETHCFGAVREKDLIAMDRNSAKDLYELRQMRAETIGVTDAFPNLEEAQILFDNYFNAGFLALNLKLWRKENLENQLIAFFILKNEKLLFNDQDALCFVCRGRILELPYSYNAHPSFLDTPSFPSFKEARMLHFWGDKPWKLLSVIGAKKWHEVLIETPFKNAYFNALFLDHLFDTLQYKDKEIQCNKALSFSDKRYSFEFLLPRLSSKLLIEFLLFKIKQKVKRLVKKS
- a CDS encoding Mrp/NBP35 family ATP-binding protein; protein product: MHQFNAKLNKICYKEALNTIILRIKMLTQEDVLNALKTIIYPNFEKDIVSFGFVKNITLHDNQLGLLIEIPSSSEETSAILRENISKAMQERGVKALNLDIKTPPKPQTPKPTTKNLAKNIKHVVMISSGKGGVGKSTTSVNLSIALANLNQKVGLLDADVYGPNIPRMMGLQNADVITDPSGKKLIPLKAFGVSVMSMGLLYDEGQSLIWRGPMLMRAIEQMLSDIIWGDLDVLVVDMPPGTGDAQLTLAQAVPLSAGITVTTPQIVSLDDAKRSLDMFKKLHIPIAGIVENMGSFVCEHCKKESEIFGSNSMKELLEAYHTRILAKLPLEPKVRLGGDRGEPIVISHPTSVSAKIFEKMAQDLSAFLDKVEREKLADNKDIQPTQTHACSH
- a CDS encoding glycosyltransferase family 8 protein — its product is MQDSVIIPIVVAFDNHYCIPASVSLYSMLANARRKTLL